In the Martelella mediterranea DSM 17316 genome, GTACGATGCGCGCATTGTCGCCGTGATCCGGCAGTTCGGTTGCCCGAGGTTCACTGCTACGCTTGCAGTCCACGGGCGTGCAGTCCTGGCGGGCGAAATCTCGCGGTGATGATGGATCGGGTGCCACAACTCTGGCCAGAACGTATTCAGTCAGGGCAGTTCTGGGATCAAAGCAGGTCGGCGAATTGCTCCAGGTCGGCAACCGTGGCGACCAACCCCTGCTGTGTCAGGATCGCGAGATACTCGTCGACGCTTTTGAGCGGATTCTTGAGGCGCGCGCGAACTTTCCGCAGCGCGGAACAGACCAGACCGGGCGCGAGAGACAGTTGGTTCCGGAAAAAGTCGTCAGGGTGTTGGGTCTCGATGCCAAAGGGCGCAAGTGCCGCTGGTGGGAAGTCCTTCAGGTTCTGCGTGACGATCGCGTCACAGCGCCCAACGATTGCCGCCGCCAGAACGTGCCGATCGTCAGGGTCCGGCAGTGTTAGGGCCGGCACCAATGCCTCGTAGCCGGTGACCAGACAGTCGCGTGTGGCCCTGTCCATCAAGTCGCGAGTTCGTTCCAGCGCGGCGCGCTCCCGATGAGGTTCATTGCGCAGAAGCGCATCAATCCACTCCCGATGGATATCGGCCGTCCACTTGGCCTTGAAAAGGTCTGTGACCGCCAACTGCATCAGTGCATCGCGCATCGGCGCGGGATAAAGGACGTTCGCATCGAACAGGACCGTGTACTGGCTCATTTCGAGCGGTAGCCCATGTCCTGCTCTTGAGCGTCGGCGGCCAGTTGATCGAGCGCAGCTTCACGCTCGGTATCGATCGCGGCCTTGTAGGACATCACGTCTTCCATGCGGACGCGGCGATGCTTGCCGACCTTCCGATGCGGTATGGCACCATCCTCGAGCAGCTTGATCAGGAACGGACGCGAGACGTTCAGAACCTCAGCGGCCTGTACGGTCGAGAGTTCGGCGTTCTCGGGGATGATGGTGACCCCCCGCCCCGCTGCCATCGCCTCGAGGATCTCCATGAGCAGCGATACGGCGCCCGCAGGAAGCTCGATCGGCTCCATCTGCTCGGAGTCCGTCACACGAAGTTTCAACGGCGCGCGCGCCTGGGCGAAGCGTGACAATGCCTGGCCAGAGACGCGCGCAATCGCTGCGTCCTGCGGCGTGGGCGGAAGATGTCGGTGTGCCAGCATGTTCATGGTGGTCTCCTCTCCGGTTTCTGTTCTCTACCACCATATATGAAATAAGTGCAACAAATGCATTAAGTGTTGGTGAGTTTCTGCGCGCCCTGCCGCGTGCTCGCGGTTATCGCTGCTGTCGAGTGAGCGGGTGAGACCCACGCTAACCTTCAGTTTGTCGCCTTCCACATCCTGAACCGCCCCTGTCCTGTCACCTCGCGGATCAGACCCCGCTCTTGCATCCATGCAAGGTTGCGCTGAACAGCGGCGCGACTGGCACTCGTCAGGGCCTGGGCCATTGGCGCAGAGACGAGCGGCCATTCGGTCAGCACTGCGCGCAAGGCCGGCGGCGTCCTGCCCGAGAGCAATGTCATTTCGGCTTCCGCCCGCGCCGACCATGCCTCGATATCGTCAAGGTGCCGCACCGCGGTCAGGCACGCGGCTTCCATCCCGTATAGCCAGCGTTCCAGACGTTCGAACGGTGAACCACCGGCTCGTAGTCCCCCTGCCCCGCCCATGGCCAGAGGCGTGAAGACTGCGCCTCTTCCATCGCTGGCCGCGATCCGCGCAGCTGCGACAGCCGCTTCCATACGGTCGTCGTGCTGCCCGAGCCCCGCGAGGCGCCAGAGGTGAAAGCCCGCGCAAGCGCGAGTGATCGGGTGCAGGTCCGTGGCCTGCCCCATCAGATCCAGCCAACCGCTCGCGCGATCCACGAACGGCTCGGTCTCATCACTGATGTTCTCGGGGTCGCGACGGTCGAGGAAGGCGGAAAGGTCCTGCTCCGGTCCCGGTCCACCCGTCAGTCGCCGAATCGCCCATCCGACTCGCGCCAGCGCCGCCGTGTCGTCCTGGACACCGGACAGGCGCAGCGAGATCCAGAGCGCCAGCCGGTCTTGGCTGATGCGGTCACCGGTGTGCCAGCTCAAATCTGCGGCCTCCATCAGCGCAAGCCGATGCCGCCATCCTTCCGGTCCGCGCTTCAACCGGTCGTCCAGCGCGCCGACGCGACCGGCCACACGGGCAAGACGCGCGGCCTGCCCGCCCTCTGCCTTCCGCCATTCGTCGAGGACCTCGGTTTCACGCGGTTCGGCCCGTGGTCCCGGCGGCAAATAGTCCGGCTCGTCGTCCATCGGACCGGGCAGAAACCACAGGTCGTCCTCAGACGCCTGTTCGACCTCCTCAGCATAAATGCCGAGCGCGTCGGATTCATCATACAATGCGGGGGTTCCAGGCCTCATATGCGCAAAATACAGCTATTTTGAGCTTTACCCAAGGGTTTTATCAGAGTGCGTTTGTACACCTTACATAGCACGCGCGCGCGATGGTCCGCGAGACCTCCCTGATCGCGCTCTGCGTATGGAAACCAAGGGCTTTCTGATGAACAGCGCCACAGAGCGCGCCCTTGCATTCATTTACAAACGGTCGTTTATTGGTGCTGTATGAAACTGCAAATGGCCTGTTTTGATGCCCCTGATCGGCTACGCGCGCGTCTCGACCGAGGATCAGACCCCCCTGCCCCAGTCGCAGGCCCTGAAATCCGCGGGCTGCGTCGAGATCCACGAGGAGCAGGCCTCGGGCGGCAATCGTGCGCGACCGGTGCTTGCGCGGGTGTTGGAACGCATCGGCAAGGGCGACACGCTGGTCGTCGTGCGGATCGACCGTCTCGCGCGATCCCTCTCGCATCTGCTGGAGGTGATCGAGCGGCTGGAAGCCAAGGGCGCCTTCTTCCGCTCGCTCATGGACCCGATCGACACGTCCTCCCCGCAGGGCAAATTCACTCTCCAGGTCCTGGGCGCCGCCGCTGAGTTCGAGCGCGCCCTGATCCGCGAACGCACCAAGGCCGGACTGGCCAGCGCACGGACCAAAGGCAGGGTCGGCGGTAACCCGGGCCTGCGCGCCCGTGATCCGGCGGCGCTGCGCAAGGTCCGGCTGGCGCGGCAGGACGGCTACATGGAACGCCTGAACGAGACGGCGCAGGACTGGGTGCCCCATGTGCGACGCCTGCGGCCCGACATGGCCTGGGAAGACGTGCTGCGCATCGTCAACGGCCCCCTGCCCCGCGAGCGCCAATGGACGCAAAGCCGCCTTTTGCGCGCAGTCAACGCCTATGTGCGGGACGGCTTCCTACCGCCCACGGTACTGGACCGCGCCGGCCGCCGCGAAACCGACGACCGCCTGCCCGCCATCGTCGCCGCCATCAAGGGCGCGGACCCCGACATCACACTTCAGGCGATCTGCACTCGACTGGAAGCGATGCGCGAGCGTACGCCCCGCGGGCGGACAAGCTGGCAACCCTCCTCGGTGAAGATGCTGCTGGAGAGGGCTGAGAGGCTGGGGCTGCTTGCGTAGTCGAGATACCTTGCAAATTCTCCACGACATGGAAGGATTACAAGGCTTTGGCCAGCGCCATGCTCAGAAACTCTCTGCTCACGCAAAGGGGTTGATGATGCGAAGCTGGCCTTCGACCAGCAGGCCATCTTGCATGTCCTCGCTCCACAGCGTGGTGCAGCCCGCAACCAAAGCGCTGGCCACGATCATCGCGTCGTAGATCGAGAAGCCGTAGCGTTCCGCCAAGGCACGGCCGACGTCATGGGTCTGGAGGGTCAGGTCTTCGACGGGGCACAAAGCACGCACTCCTTCGAGAAACGCCCCTGCTTCTTCCCAGCTTAGGCCAGCCTTGCGGCGACAGTTCACCAGCGTCTCGTTTAGGACCTGAACGCTGATCCGGGGCCCCTGCCCCAGGATAATCTCGGCGCGATCGGCCTTTGGGCCATCGTCGAGCAGGTAAAGAACGACATTCGTGTCCGCGAACTCAGCGCTCATGCGCGTCATCGCGGCTCAGGCGCTCTGCAGCGGGCAGCTTGCCCCGGAAGCGGCGCAGGCCCGTCAGCACCTCATCCGCGCGCGCCAGACGACGGACTCTGACCTGGCCGTCGTCCTTGACCAGATCGATCTGATCGCCTTCCTTGAGGCCAAGCTCCCGGACAAGCTCCGCGGGCAAGCGGACGGCGAGCGAGTTGCCCCATTTTGCGACCTGCATTTTGGCCTCCTGCGTGGATATACGATCAGTAATGTATATCACACTAGCTACATGGGCAAGCCTGTCCGCTGCTTGGGCTACTCTTGTGCGTCGCGCAGTGGCTGACACCAGATTTAGAAAGTGCTTGCACGAATCTGAGTCCTCCGGCAATAGTCACGGAAAAGGGCGACTAAACGCCGAAATCCGTGAACACGCCACGGACGCGCGAGGGCAG is a window encoding:
- a CDS encoding PIN domain-containing protein; the encoded protein is MSQYTVLFDANVLYPAPMRDALMQLAVTDLFKAKWTADIHREWIDALLRNEPHRERAALERTRDLMDRATRDCLVTGYEALVPALTLPDPDDRHVLAAAIVGRCDAIVTQNLKDFPPAALAPFGIETQHPDDFFRNQLSLAPGLVCSALRKVRARLKNPLKSVDEYLAILTQQGLVATVADLEQFADLL
- a CDS encoding excisionase family DNA-binding protein, with the translated sequence MNMLAHRHLPPTPQDAAIARVSGQALSRFAQARAPLKLRVTDSEQMEPIELPAGAVSLLMEILEAMAAGRGVTIIPENAELSTVQAAEVLNVSRPFLIKLLEDGAIPHRKVGKHRRVRMEDVMSYKAAIDTEREAALDQLAADAQEQDMGYRSK
- a CDS encoding helix-turn-helix domain-containing protein, with product MRPGTPALYDESDALGIYAEEVEQASEDDLWFLPGPMDDEPDYLPPGPRAEPRETEVLDEWRKAEGGQAARLARVAGRVGALDDRLKRGPEGWRHRLALMEAADLSWHTGDRISQDRLALWISLRLSGVQDDTAALARVGWAIRRLTGGPGPEQDLSAFLDRRDPENISDETEPFVDRASGWLDLMGQATDLHPITRACAGFHLWRLAGLGQHDDRMEAAVAAARIAASDGRGAVFTPLAMGGAGGLRAGGSPFERLERWLYGMEAACLTAVRHLDDIEAWSARAEAEMTLLSGRTPPALRAVLTEWPLVSAPMAQALTSASRAAVQRNLAWMQERGLIREVTGQGRFRMWKATN
- a CDS encoding recombinase family protein, which encodes MPLIGYARVSTEDQTPLPQSQALKSAGCVEIHEEQASGGNRARPVLARVLERIGKGDTLVVVRIDRLARSLSHLLEVIERLEAKGAFFRSLMDPIDTSSPQGKFTLQVLGAAAEFERALIRERTKAGLASARTKGRVGGNPGLRARDPAALRKVRLARQDGYMERLNETAQDWVPHVRRLRPDMAWEDVLRIVNGPLPRERQWTQSRLLRAVNAYVRDGFLPPTVLDRAGRRETDDRLPAIVAAIKGADPDITLQAICTRLEAMRERTPRGRTSWQPSSVKMLLERAERLGLLA
- a CDS encoding PIN domain-containing protein, translating into MSAEFADTNVVLYLLDDGPKADRAEIILGQGPRISVQVLNETLVNCRRKAGLSWEEAGAFLEGVRALCPVEDLTLQTHDVGRALAERYGFSIYDAMIVASALVAGCTTLWSEDMQDGLLVEGQLRIINPFA
- a CDS encoding AbrB/MazE/SpoVT family DNA-binding domain-containing protein, which produces MQVAKWGNSLAVRLPAELVRELGLKEGDQIDLVKDDGQVRVRRLARADEVLTGLRRFRGKLPAAERLSRDDAHER